A segment of the Nitrospina gracilis 3/211 genome:
TCCCATCGTCGAGAAACGGGCGCGGGAGGGCAATCCGAATGCTCATCATTTTCCCCGTGCGTGGCTGGAAAAAGGATCTCTCGATTTCAGTTTCAGCGGACTCAAAACCGCTGTCAGGACAGCCATCGCCCGGCGCGGCAAAAACGGCAAGGGGTTGAGCGATTCCGATATCGCCGCCGGGTTTCAATCAGCGGTTGTGGAGGTGCTGGTGGCAAAAGCCCTTTCCGCCTGCGAACAGGAGCAATTGGACCGCATTGTTCTCACCGGGGGGGTCGCCGCCAATGGAGCTCTTCGACAGGCACTGCAGGAAGCCGCTGAACAGCGGGGGGTCCAGTGCTTTGTTCCCAAACCGATTCTCTGCACCGATAATGCGGCCATGATCGCCTGTGCCGGAACCTTTCGTTACCGCAACGCGCCGCCGTCTGCGAGTGAGTTGCTGGCCCTGGACGCCCACGCCAACTTTTGTGTCTGATTTTCCATCCCCATGAACATACTCGTGACAGGCGGGAGCGGTTTTTTGGGAGGACACATCGCCCGTCGACTGCACGCCCTCGGCCACACCGTCGCCGCGCTGGGACGCCGGGATAATCCAGGCCTGCCAGAGGGTATCGATTTTCTTCAGGTCGATCTTGCCGACCGCAAGGCGATGGCCGACGCCTGCCGGGGACGGGATGCGGTGTTCCACAGCGGAGCGCTGACCGGAATCTGGGGTGCCCGCGACACCTTTTACCGGACCAATGTGGAAGGTACGGAGAACGTGATTGCCGGATGCCTGGAACACGGTGTGAGCAAGCTGATCCACACCAGTTCCCCCAGTGTGGTGTACGACGGGATCGATATTGAAAACGGCAACGAGGACCTGCCTTACGCCCGGCGCTATCTCTGCGATTACCCTAAGACCAAGGCTCTGGCAGAACAGCGGGTGCTGGAAGCCAATGGGCAACATGGATTGTCCACGGTCATCTTGCGACCCCACCTCATCTGGGGGCCGGGCGATCCCCACCTTGTGCCCCGCATTATCGAGCGTGCCCGTCAGGGAAAGCTGGTGCGGGTGGGTGAGGGAAAAAAATCAAGTGGATATCATCTACATCGACAACGCGGTCGAGGGGCATGTCAAGGCGCTTGAGGCGTTGTCGGCGGCGAAACCCGTCGCAGGTCGAGTTTATTTCTTGAGCGATGGTGAGCCCGTAGTGTTGTGGGACTGGATCAACGAACTGTTGCAAGCGGTGGGGGTGAGGTCCGTTGAGCGGTCGATCTCCTATCGAAACGGAAAACGGCTGGGGGCGTTGCTGGAGTCGGTGCACCGCCTGTTCGGGTTGAAGGCGGAACCCAGAATGACGCGTTTCCTGGCAAGCCAGCTTGCGACTTCGCATTATTTCGATATAAGTCGTGCACGACGGGAACTGAATTACGAGCCGGTGGTGAGCCCGGTAGAGGGAATGGAGCGTCTGGTCACGTGGTGGAAGGCGCGCCCATTACGTTGATGCGGTGGGCCAGGCATCCGGCGCCGAATCCATTGTCGATGTTCACGGCCCCGACGCCGGTGGAGCAACTGTTGAGCATGGTGAGGAGCGCCGCCACCCCGCCGAACGAGGCCCCGTAGCCGACGCTGGTCGGCACACCGATCACCGGGCAACTGACCAGCCCGCCGACGACGCTGGGCAGGGCCCCGTCCATACCCGCGACTACGACAATAACCCGCGCTTCCCGCAGACGGTCCACCTTGTCCAGCAGCCGGTGAATTCCTGCCACGCCCACGTCCACCAGCTTGTCCACCTTGCTTCCAAGGAGTTCTGCTGTGGCAATGGCCTCTTCGGCAACCGGGATATCGGAGGTGCCTGCGGTGACCACCAGAATCTGGCCGACGGGCTTCGGTCTGGTGGATTTGTAAATCGTCAGCACCCGCCCCTCGGGGTTGTAGCTGGCTTTGGAAGGCAGGTTCTTTTTCAGTTTCAGATAGGCTTCCCGCGCCAGGCGTGTGGCCAGAATGTCGCACCCAGCTTTCAGTTGTTTTTGAATGATTTTTGATATCTGCGGGGCGGTTTTGCCTTCGCAATAGATGACCTCCGCCATGCCGTTGCGTAAAGGACGGTGATGGTCCACATGCGCGAATCCCAGATCCTCGAAGGGCAGGGTGCGTAGCTGTTCCAAGGCGGCTTCGGGTTGAACTTTTTGAGCAAAGAGGTCCTTCAGCAGTTTTTCAATCTGGTGCGGGTTCATTACAATCCTTTAATTCCGGAAAATTCCGAGCCGATGTCAACATTCATCAGGTCCAGAAGGGCGGACTGGGGCGACTTGCCACGATGGAGAACCTGATAAGTTTCCTCGATGATCGCCGCCTGG
Coding sequences within it:
- the larB gene encoding nickel pincer cofactor biosynthesis protein LarB is translated as MNPHQIEKLLKDLFAQKVQPEAALEQLRTLPFEDLGFAHVDHHRPLRNGMAEVIYCEGKTAPQISKIIQKQLKAGCDILATRLAREAYLKLKKNLPSKASYNPEGRVLTIYKSTRPKPVGQILVVTAGTSDIPVAEEAIATAELLGSKVDKLVDVGVAGIHRLLDKVDRLREARVIVVVAGMDGALPSVVGGLVSCPVIGVPTSVGYGASFGGVAALLTMLNSCSTGVGAVNIDNGFGAGCLAHRINVMGAPSTT
- a CDS encoding NAD-dependent epimerase/dehydratase family protein codes for the protein MNILVTGGSGFLGGHIARRLHALGHTVAALGRRDNPGLPEGIDFLQVDLADRKAMADACRGRDAVFHSGALTGIWGARDTFYRTNVEGTENVIAGCLEHGVSKLIHTSSPSVVYDGIDIENGNEDLPYARRYLCDYPKTKALAEQRVLEANGQHGLSTVILRPHLIWGPGDPHLVPRIIERARQGKLVRVGEGKKSSGYHLHRQRGRGACQGA